The following is a genomic window from Amycolatopsis sp. BJA-103.
TTCCCGGACGTTGGTGGGCACACCGATGCGATAGCGGGCGGGCAACGGCTGTCCGGTGTCGCCGATCAGGGTGCGCAAACCCAAGCGCTGCCACAGGAACGCGAGGTCTTCGGCCGTGCGTGCCACCCAGCCGACCGCGTCCATCGGTGGTGACAAAGGGAAGATGCCGCGCAGCAGCCCGGGATCGTGCGTCATCCGCAGCCCGACGGTGCCGCAGTGCCCGGCGGGCCACCGCACCGAACCGAGGACGTCCGTGCCCATCGCGAGATCACAGAGATCGGCCGCGACGGCGACCCCCGCGCCGGTACTCGACCCCGCGGGGTCGATGTGCGGGAAGTAGGGATTCATGCAGCCGGAGCCGACACCGATGTTCAGCTCGGTGCTCACGACCTTGCCGATCACCAGGTCTTCGACACCGTCGAGCCGGGAGAGCGCCGTCGCCGACGCCGCCGGGTGATGCCGGTAATGGCGCAGGCCCAAGGAAGTGGGCAGGCCGGCGACGTCGATGGTGTCCTTGACGCCGACCCGGATCAGCGGCGTACCCGATTCCGGCTTCCGCCGCGTGGTGACCGCCCGGTAGCGGGCATCGGCCACGGAGTACCAGGTTTCGTTCTGCTCGGCCCATTTCCGGTCGTCCCACTCGCCCCGATCGTGCAGGTCGCACCGCTGCGCGAGTGGCAGTTCGAGCAGATCGGGCCGGACCGGGCGATCATCGGGATAGGTGATTCCCGCGTTCTCGATGTAGCCGGTCATCGACGTGGCGGGATCGGAGTGGAGCGGGCGGACCGTCATCAGCTCGCCCCTTCCAGCGCCACGCGGGGTTTCTGTTGCGTGAGGGCGTA
Proteins encoded in this region:
- a CDS encoding amidase family protein, whose product is MTVRPLHSDPATSMTGYIENAGITYPDDRPVRPDLLELPLAQRCDLHDRGEWDDRKWAEQNETWYSVADARYRAVTTRRKPESGTPLIRVGVKDTIDVAGLPTSLGLRHYRHHPAASATALSRLDGVEDLVIGKVVSTELNIGVGSGCMNPYFPHIDPAGSSTGAGVAVAADLCDLAMGTDVLGSVRWPAGHCGTVGLRMTHDPGLLRGIFPLSPPMDAVGWVARTAEDLAFLWQRLGLRTLIGDTGQPLPARYRIGVPTNVREGSCGPEMLETLDLVSAALAEDGHEVNDRRVSDDLWQRRGDAWQLCARQAWDGYRLWRHWITVPLHASTEQALEVGARVSDGHYAEILDAMFSCRQENAARFDDRTHVWLLPLDPSPPPDLRTSRPVATTIPAPGEADYDRRIGYTPIASFAGLPAIAVPARLSPVNRAPLGVQIVGQPGSEERLIDLARRVQLRLGTPALRPA